One region of Yersinia bercovieri ATCC 43970 genomic DNA includes:
- the phnE gene encoding phosphonate ABC transporter, permease protein PhnE has product MNTDFNHYYQQIRGKQKRETLIWSLTLAIIYLGAGSIAEFNLHTVFISIPNFFDYLAETIPVLHWQSLFADGRTEGSFAYWGYRLPIQLPLIWETLQLAVASTILSVIVATILAFLAANNTQSPPWLRLFIRTFVAFLRTMPELAWAVMFVMAFGIGAIPGFLALALHTIGSLTKLFYESLETASDKPVRGLAACGAGKLQRMRFALWPQVKPIFLSYSFMRLEINFRQSTILGLVGAGGIGQELMTSIKLDRYDQVSMTLLLIIIVVSLLDYTSGKLRKRVVEGA; this is encoded by the coding sequence TTGAATACAGACTTTAACCACTACTATCAGCAGATACGCGGTAAACAGAAACGTGAAACGTTGATTTGGTCATTAACATTGGCAATTATCTATCTTGGCGCGGGAAGTATTGCTGAGTTTAATTTGCATACTGTTTTTATTTCCATTCCAAATTTCTTTGATTATTTGGCTGAGACCATACCCGTACTCCATTGGCAAAGTTTATTTGCGGACGGTCGTACAGAAGGCTCTTTTGCTTATTGGGGCTATCGGCTTCCTATTCAGTTACCGCTGATTTGGGAAACACTACAATTGGCGGTGGCATCAACTATTTTATCCGTAATAGTTGCCACTATCCTCGCCTTTTTGGCCGCGAATAATACGCAAAGCCCACCTTGGTTACGCTTATTTATTCGAACTTTTGTTGCATTTTTGCGTACCATGCCTGAATTAGCTTGGGCGGTGATGTTTGTAATGGCCTTTGGTATTGGCGCGATCCCTGGTTTTCTAGCACTTGCATTGCACACCATTGGCAGCCTGACCAAGCTATTTTATGAGTCGCTGGAAACAGCATCAGATAAACCTGTTCGCGGCTTGGCAGCTTGTGGTGCTGGTAAATTGCAACGAATGCGTTTTGCTCTCTGGCCACAGGTAAAACCAATTTTCCTCTCTTATAGTTTTATGCGTCTGGAGATCAACTTCCGCCAATCAACAATTTTAGGTTTGGTGGGGGCTGGAGGAATAGGACAAGAGCTGATGACCTCGATAAAACTGGATCGTTATGACCAAGTGAGCATGACGCTATTGCTAATTATCATTGTGGTTTCATTGTTGGATTACACATCCGGTAAATTACGTAAGCGAGTGGTAGAAGGAGCATAA
- the phnD gene encoding phosphonate ABC transporter substrate-binding protein, whose translation MKKVFCLTSLLASMMVFNATAADAPKEINLGILGGQNATQQIGDNMCVKEFLDKELSVKTNLHNASDYSGVIQGLLGGKIDLVLSMSPSSFASVYIKDPKAVDIVGIAIDDTDKSRGYHSVVVVKADSPYQKIEDLKGKAFGFADPDSTSGFLIPNQSFKQKFGGTADNKYNDFFSSVTFSGGHEQDILGVINGQFAGAVTWASMIGDYNTGYTSGAFTRMIRMGHPDLMKQIRIIWQSPLIPNGPILVRSALPAEFKAQLVAAVKKLDKEDHGCFIKAMGGKQHIGETSLSEYQNIIDMKRELTKGDR comes from the coding sequence ATGAAAAAAGTATTTTGTCTTACCTCATTATTGGCAAGCATGATGGTATTTAATGCTACAGCAGCGGATGCACCGAAAGAGATTAATCTGGGTATTCTTGGCGGGCAGAATGCGACACAGCAAATTGGCGATAACATGTGCGTCAAAGAGTTCTTGGATAAAGAATTAAGTGTAAAAACGAATTTGCACAATGCATCTGATTATTCTGGTGTTATCCAAGGTCTATTGGGTGGAAAGATTGACCTGGTATTAAGTATGTCCCCCTCATCTTTTGCCTCTGTTTATATTAAAGATCCTAAAGCTGTTGATATTGTTGGCATTGCAATCGATGATACAGATAAATCGCGCGGCTATCATTCAGTTGTCGTGGTAAAAGCAGATAGCCCTTATCAGAAAATTGAAGACTTGAAAGGCAAAGCATTTGGTTTTGCTGATCCTGATTCAACGTCAGGTTTCCTGATCCCTAACCAAAGTTTTAAGCAGAAATTTGGTGGGACGGCAGATAATAAATATAACGATTTCTTCTCTAGTGTGACTTTTTCTGGTGGTCATGAGCAAGATATTCTCGGGGTTATTAATGGTCAGTTTGCCGGTGCGGTGACTTGGGCCTCAATGATCGGTGATTATAATACCGGTTATACCAGCGGAGCATTTACTCGCATGATCCGCATGGGCCACCCTGATTTAATGAAACAGATCCGCATCATCTGGCAATCTCCATTGATTCCTAATGGCCCGATTTTAGTTCGCAGTGCATTGCCAGCTGAATTTAAAGCGCAATTAGTTGCAGCGGTTAAAAAGTTGGACAAAGAAGATCACGGTTGCTTTATTAAAGCGATGGGCGGTAAACAGCATATTGGTGAAACATCACTTAGCGAGTATCAAAATATCATTGATATGAAGCGTGAATTAACCAAAGGCGATCGTTAA
- the phnC gene encoding phosphonate ABC transporter ATP-binding protein — protein MGQALRKFTVADYPATVQEPRKKVLAVKGLVKAYKSQHRVLDDINFELHAGEFVAIIGRSGAGKSTLLHVLNGTIPSSAGEIINYHDNGDMQNIAALTAKQMRKWRAKCGMIFQDFCLVPRLDVITNVLLGRLSYTSTLKSFFKIFAEQDRARAIELLQWLNMLPHALQRAENLSGGQMQRVAICRAMMQNPKILLADEPVASLDPKNTTRIMNTLQKISENDIAVVVNLHSVDLVKDYCTRVIGIAHGRVVFDGPPALLNDTIIQDIYSDESTDLLH, from the coding sequence ATGGGCCAGGCATTGCGTAAATTCACTGTGGCTGATTATCCGGCTACGGTGCAAGAACCGCGTAAGAAGGTACTTGCCGTTAAAGGATTAGTTAAAGCATACAAATCACAGCATCGCGTTTTAGATGATATTAATTTCGAACTTCATGCTGGTGAATTTGTCGCAATTATTGGCCGTTCAGGTGCCGGTAAATCCACATTGCTGCATGTGTTAAATGGCACGATCCCTAGCAGTGCTGGTGAAATTATTAATTATCATGACAATGGCGATATGCAAAATATTGCAGCACTCACAGCAAAGCAGATGCGCAAATGGCGTGCCAAATGCGGTATGATTTTTCAGGACTTTTGTCTGGTCCCCCGTCTTGATGTTATTACCAATGTCTTATTAGGCCGCCTCAGCTATACCTCAACACTAAAATCATTCTTCAAAATATTCGCTGAGCAAGATCGAGCCAGAGCAATCGAGTTATTACAATGGCTTAATATGTTGCCCCATGCTCTACAGCGTGCCGAGAATCTCTCTGGTGGCCAAATGCAGCGAGTTGCTATTTGTCGTGCCATGATGCAGAACCCCAAAATATTATTGGCCGACGAACCCGTTGCTTCTTTGGACCCAAAGAACACAACACGTATTATGAATACATTACAGAAAATAAGTGAAAACGATATTGCAGTGGTCGTGAATTTGCACTCTGTTGATTTAGTTAAGGACTATTGTACCCGCGTTATTGGTATAGCACATGGAAGAGTTGTTTTTGACGGGCCTCCGGCACTACTGAATGACACCATTATTCAAGATATTTATAGCGATGAATCAACTGATCTTTTGCATTAA
- a CDS encoding GlsB/YeaQ/YmgE family stress response membrane protein, whose product MGILSWIIFGLIAGILAKWIMPGEDGGGFIMTIILGVVGALVGGYISTFFGMGRVDGFNLGSFVVAVIGSLVVLFVYRKLRS is encoded by the coding sequence ATGGGCATACTATCTTGGATTATTTTTGGTCTTATTGCCGGTATTTTGGCTAAATGGATTATGCCCGGGGAGGATGGCGGTGGCTTTATTATGACCATCATTCTCGGTGTGGTCGGGGCTTTGGTCGGGGGCTATATCAGCACCTTCTTTGGTATGGGGCGAGTTGATGGATTTAACCTTGGTAGCTTTGTGGTTGCAGTTATCGGTTCGTTGGTCGTGCTATTTGTCTACCGAAAGTTAAGAAGTTAG